The proteins below are encoded in one region of Candidatus Eisenbacteria bacterium:
- a CDS encoding rhomboid family intramembrane serine protease: MPVKPLKHLKSAPFTWLMACTLLGLFAAPWLAGGEAEVSALRGRASQVTDSVLAGEWWRLLSSDLVHRDWDHILGNASALIVLGLLLEPKLGTGRMALLYFLGAIGSSLGTLAFYTNGAGASGAIYALMGAYLSRPLRQWEDGQVTIGFGWLVAAWWVRDAFDIGSEYGNVGHAAHVGGFIVGLCVGAFYDDRHGPILGWSRPRRCAAAVLVSLGLVAALALDHRWSMGWNRNVANRVESTEGWLAAQPYWNRIEEVAGGGRQVDAFFLERTARFRLRGHDFVGARRLLRSVASKLDEAEVYQATAYLLVQYEPRDERTALRYWRRASLLSPDDPDILDSIAWAIVSSEDSLGRPEEARALANRAVALDRMRTPEFFRTLAWAHHECGDTDRAIVWMRRAIQKGSAYGELFATELEELEQERNSTVPPGTVE; this comes from the coding sequence ATGCCGGTGAAGCCCTTGAAGCACCTCAAGTCGGCTCCGTTCACATGGCTGATGGCTTGCACCCTCCTCGGCTTGTTCGCGGCCCCGTGGCTGGCCGGCGGAGAGGCCGAAGTGAGTGCCCTCCGTGGAAGAGCATCGCAGGTGACCGACTCCGTCCTTGCCGGCGAGTGGTGGCGGCTCCTTTCGTCTGATCTGGTTCACCGCGATTGGGACCACATTCTCGGGAATGCGAGTGCGCTCATCGTGCTGGGACTCCTGCTGGAGCCGAAGCTGGGAACTGGACGGATGGCGCTCCTCTATTTCCTGGGAGCGATCGGGTCCTCTCTCGGAACCCTGGCCTTCTACACCAATGGCGCCGGCGCCTCGGGCGCGATCTATGCCCTCATGGGTGCTTATCTGTCACGCCCTCTCAGGCAGTGGGAGGACGGTCAGGTCACCATTGGGTTCGGGTGGCTGGTCGCCGCGTGGTGGGTCCGCGATGCGTTCGACATCGGGTCGGAGTACGGCAATGTTGGCCACGCAGCTCATGTCGGCGGATTCATCGTTGGCCTCTGCGTGGGCGCGTTCTACGACGACCGGCATGGACCCATTCTTGGCTGGTCACGTCCGCGCCGATGCGCAGCCGCTGTTCTGGTGTCGCTCGGTTTGGTCGCCGCTCTCGCCCTCGATCATCGATGGTCCATGGGATGGAACCGCAACGTGGCCAACCGGGTGGAAAGCACGGAGGGCTGGCTCGCGGCCCAGCCGTACTGGAATCGTATCGAGGAGGTCGCTGGTGGGGGCCGCCAGGTGGATGCGTTCTTCCTCGAGAGGACCGCCCGGTTCAGGCTCCGTGGACATGACTTCGTCGGCGCGCGGAGGCTGTTGAGATCGGTTGCTTCGAAGCTGGATGAAGCCGAGGTCTACCAGGCTACGGCATATCTATTGGTGCAATACGAGCCACGCGACGAGCGTACTGCCTTGAGGTATTGGCGCAGGGCGTCCCTGCTGAGCCCTGACGATCCGGATATCCTGGATTCCATCGCGTGGGCCATTGTCTCGAGCGAGGACTCCTTGGGCCGTCCTGAGGAGGCCCGAGCTCTGGCCAACCGTGCCGTGGCTTTGGACAGGATGCGTACGCCTGAGTTCTTCCGCACATTGGCCTGGGCGCACCACGAATGCGGAGACACCGATCGGGCCATCGTGTGGATGCGACGCGCCATCCAAAAAGGGTCGGCGTACGGGGAGTTGTTCGCCACCGAGCTGGAAGAGTTGGAACAAGAGCGGAACTCGACTGTCCCCCCGGGGACAGTCGAGTAG